In the genome of Oenanthe melanoleuca isolate GR-GAL-2019-014 chromosome 21, OMel1.0, whole genome shotgun sequence, one region contains:
- the PLCH2 gene encoding 1-phosphatidylinositol 4,5-bisphosphate phosphodiesterase eta-2 isoform X2 produces MENVSYRVLIPPKAISACFQPSSEMDISKSPLLQNKFSVARLAEDFFWVGGSIVASPRWKIGHFVERCMSSMQAGTQMIKLRGGSKGLVRFYYLDDHRSCIRWRPSRKNEKAKISIDSIQEVCEGKQSEIFQRYADGSFDPNCCFSIYYGDHMESLDLVSSSAEEARTWITGLKYLMAGISDEDSLSKRQRTRDQWLKQTFDEADKNGDGSLSISEVLQLMHKLNVNLPRQKVKQMFKEADTDDNQGTLDFEEFCAFYKMMSTRRDLYLLMLTYSNHKDYLDTDDLKRFLETEQKMTNVTKEHCLEIISKFEPCPENKKEGALGIDGFTNYMRSPSGDIFNPEHYQVNQDMSYPLSHYFITSSHNTYLMGDQLMSQSRVDMYAWVLQSGCRCVEVDCWDGPDGEPIVHHGYTLTSKILFRDVIETINKYAFIKNEYPVILSIENHCSIVQQKKMAQYLTEILGDKLDLSSVHNDDSTKLPSPASLKGKILVKGKKLPANISEDAEEGEVSDEDSADEIDDDCKLMNGDASANRKRVENIAKKKLDSLIKESKIRDCEDPNNFTVSTLPSSGKAGLKSESKKSKLEDDVESGEDFSASKRHSRSLMGSFSKRKKKGIKLKKASSLEEGEDDSDSQGNLARSSVHYSRVNRQKKTMKLSRALSDLVKYTKSVGSHDVETEISSSWQVSSFSETKAHQILQQKPAQYLRFNQHQLSRIYPSSYRVDSSNYNPQPFWNAGCQLVALNYQSEGRMLQLNRAKFSANGNCGYVLKPNCMCQGVFNPNSEDPLPGQLKKQLVLRIISGQQLPKPRDSMLGDRGEIIDPFVEVEVIGLPVDCFKEQTRVVDDNGFNPMWEETLVFTVHMPEIALIRFLVWDHDPIGRDFIGQRTIAFSSMMPGYRHVYLEGIEEASIFVHVAINDICGKAKQALGLKGLFLRNPKQASLDSHAAGQLHRKHSFSSHILRRTASAPTKSQKKNKKGFPEIAFDTKDSSSAGAGEGREVEAASQPRFVQEPESASPSPAPRDGAGGEAPGKGLKGKGCARGPGQSCAHPGAPFSEPLPRAHRVRLQEPQGEKQSVFARCAINSSGRIGVATNCMKCMVGSKESPDPEGPWSDHPGRPIARDPLHPGQGSSAEERVELRTWVVRGQPRPHSDLQPCSSPGTAGDLTRSTQSFVTPGKTSGDSKGHGMKAHSRQRWQCQAGGKYGSTVNLVTASNGSVSSNSSSLESLGSPEFPKHWSEPSRRQVGTLQREMNALFVQKLEEIRSKSPIFFTDVCHFSIQRSVTSLCSLETITEEPVLASENHYCSLPFPLPVTPCSDSEEGSGSDHSTEAPSEGSSTPNQPQEPPPSREQGTNLATEDQGQDVPRAADPSLVAPEDERTSVAGCPTEGNGWTRCSEAEDQGGSAADPQKARLVEAAGHSAGQPVGSCQKQNNQPGQVLTDKKSTSESKVQNLGAAAVPPQQSSVITGTQADCPQKGQAAQALPVSQTSSHTLARRAKNEGLKTSDSSALIKIPSSLSPAAEVYFDATVNDRIWSKLDCSSHRDSMSSSSSMSSNDTVIDLSLPSLARKSLPDLGIRQDSLEPLAIRKGVRPRSATACSHEMPPVSKSKSNPNLRCGQLPADELCPRPLARSPQDAFSSIPRRHTWSRLYMESLRQSSNKSKAHDAVGNNQAKSKSLGDLTSDDIACTFESKYRSISRSFVTRSMREQRRSSGLRGQARPRDELTEQLKRLTAFQQENDITSPISLEPSESEEEGESAGLLRRSSSRSQSRVRYIANRARQAQERQRLQGRAQLGGSPIEERGNPEGACSVGRAGCSDAAAQGAPPASPKGQPDTEVFFMLKL; encoded by the exons atgGAAAATGTGTCCTACAGAGTTTTGATACCTCCTAAGGCCATCAGTGCTTGTtttcagcccagctctgagatGGATATCTCAAAATCCCCCTTGCTTCAGAACAAGTTCTCAGTGGCCCGTCTGGCTGAAGACTTTTTCTGGGTTGGTGGCAGCATCGTCGCTTCTCCGAGATGGAAAATCGGCCACTTTG TGGAAAGATGCATGAGCTCCATGCAGGCAGGCACCCAGATGATCAAACTCCGTGGTGGCTCCAAGGGGCTGGTCAGATTCTACTACCTGGATGACCACAGGTCGTGCATCCGCTGGAGACCCTCTCGCAAGAATGAGAAAGCCAAAA TTTCCATTGACTCCATCCAGGAGGTGTGTGAGGGGAAGCAGTCAGAGATCTTCCAGCGCTATGCTGATGGCAGCTTTGATCCCAACTGCTGCTTCAGCATCTACTATGGGGACCACATGGAATCCCTGGACCTGGTGTCCTCCAGTGCTGAGGAAGCACGGACCTGGATCACAGGGCTGAAGTACCTGATGGCAGGGATCAGTGACGAGGACAGCCTCTCCAAACGCCAAAGGACCAGAGACCA GTGGTTGAAGCAGACATTTGATGAGGCAGATAAAAATGGGGATGGCAGTCTGAGTATTAGTGAAGTGCTCCAGCTCATGCACAAACTGAATGTGAACCTACCCCGACAGAAAGTCAAGCAAATGTTTAAG GAGGCTGACACAGATGACAACCAGGGCACACTGGACTTTGAGGAGTTCTGTGCCTTCTACAAGATGATGTCGACGCGGCGCGACCTGTACCTGCTGATGCTCACCTACAGCAACCACAAGGATTACCTGGACACAGACGACCTGAAACGCTTCCTGGAGACTGAACAGAAG ATGACAAATGTAACTAAGGAACATTGCCTGGAAATCATCAGCAAGTTTGAGCCATGCCCAGAGAACAAGAAGGAGGGAGCCCTGGGAATTGATG GTTTCACCAATTACATGAGGAGTCCATCGGGGGACATATTCAACCCAGAGCATTACCAAGTGAACCAGGACATGAGCTACCCTCTGAGTCACTATTTCATTACCTCTTCACACAACACCTACCTCATGGGAGATCAGCTGATGTCCCAGTCCAGGGTGGACATGTATGCATGGGTGCTGCAGTCTGGCTGTCGCTGCGTGGAAG TTGACTGCTGGGATGGGCCGGACGGGGAGCCAATTGTCCACCATGGATACACCTTGACTTCCAAAATCCTCTTCAGAGATGTGATTGAAACTATCAACAAATATGCCTTTATCAAGAATGA GTACCCTGTGATCCTGTCGATTGAGAACCACTGCAGCATCGTGCAGCAGAAGAAGATGGCTCAGTATCTCACAGAAATCTTGGGAGACAAACTGGATCTGTCTTCTGTGCACAACGATGACTCCACAAAGCTCCCTTCACCAGCAAGTCTTAAAGGGAAGATCCTGGTTAAG GGCAAGAAACTTCCAGCTAACATCAGTGAGGatgcagaggaaggagaagttTCTGATGAGGACAGTGCTGATGAGATTGATGATGACTGTAAACTGATGAATGGAGAT GCATCTGCTAACAGGAAAAGAGTGGAGAATATAGCGAAGAAAAAACTTGACTCACTGATAAAAGAATCCAAAATCCGTGACTGTGAAGATCCAAACAATTTTACAGTTTCTACTCTACCATCCTCAGGAAAGGCTGGGCTGAAGTCTGAGAGTAAGAAG AGTAAACTGGAGGATGATGTGGAATCTGGGGAAGATTTCAGTGCCAGCAAAAGGCACAGCCGCTCTCTCATGGGCAGCTTTTCCAAACGCAAG AAAAAAGGAATCAAATTGAAAAAGGCATCAAGTCTGGAAGAGGGTGAAGACGATTCGGATTCTCAAGGGAATTTAGCCAGAAGCTCTGTACATTACAGCAG GGTAAACAGACAGAAGAAGACAATGAAGCTGTCCAGGGCCCTGTCTGACCTGGTGAAATACACAAAATCTGTTGGCAGCCATGATGTTGAAACTGAAA TCTCTTCCAGCTGGCAGGTTTCATCTTTCAGTGAAACCAAAGCCCACCAGATCCTGCAGCAGAAGCCAGCCCAGTACCTGCGCTTCAACCAGCACCAGCTGTCCCGCATCTACCCCTCCTCCTACCGAGTGGACTCCAGCAACTACAACCCCCAGCCCTTCTGGAATGCTGGCTGCCAGCTTG ttgcACTAAACTACCAGTCAGAGGGGAGAATGCTGCAACTGAACCGGGCCAAATTTAGTGCCAATGGGAACTGTGGCTATGTCCTCAAACCCAACTGCATGTGTCAAG GTGTCTTTAATCCAAATTCTGAAGACCCACTGCCTGGTCAATTGAAGAAACAGTTGGTTCTAAGAATTATCAGTGGTCAACAACTTCCCAAACCACGTGATTCCATGCTGGGAGACAGAGGAGAG atcaTAGATCCATTTGTTGAAGTAGAAGTTATAGGCTTACCTGTTGATTGCTTCAAAGAACAAACCAGAGTAGTTGATGATAATG GTTTTAACCCCATGTGGGAGGAGACCTTGGTGTTCACAGTGCACATGCCAGAGATCGCCCTGATCCGATTCCTCGTGTGGGACCACGACCCCATCGGGAGGGATTTCATCGGCCAGAGGACAATCGCCTTCAGCAGCATGATGCCAG GTTACAGACACGTGTACCTGGAAGGCATTGAAGAGGCTTCCATCTTTGTGCATGTGGCCATAAATGACATCTGTGGTAAG GCCAAACAAGCTCTAGGTCTAAAAGGGCTGTTTCTCAGAAATCCAAAGCAGGCCTCTCTGGACAGTCatgctgctgggcagctccatCGCAAACATTCCTTTAGCAGCCACATCCTGAGACGCACGGCCAGCGCACCCACCAAGAGccagaagaagaacaagaagggCTTTCCTGAAATCGCTTTTGACACAaaggacagcagctctgcaggggctggagaggggagggaagtgGAAGCTGCCTCCCAGCCTCGCTTTGTGCAAGAGCCAGAAAGTGCTTCCCCGTCCCCAGCGCCCCGAGACGGTGCCGGTGGGGAGGCACCTGGCAAGGGCTTGAAAGGTAAGGGCTGTGCCAGagggccagggcagagctgtgcccacccCGGGGCTCCTTTCAGCGAGCCCTTGCCCAGGGCACACagggtgaggctgcaggagccccagggcGAGAAGCAAAGCGTCTTCGCCCGCTGTGCCATCAACAGCTCGGGCAGGATCGGAGTGGCCACCAACTGCATGAAATGCATGGTTGGCTCCAAAGAGAGCCCTGACCCAGAGGGGCCGTGGAGTGACCACCCTGGCAGGCCCATTGCTAGAGACCCCCTgcaccctgggcagggcagcagtgcagaggagaGGGTAGAGCTCAGGACCTGGGTTGTCAGAGGGCAGCCCAGGCCACACTCAGATTTGCAGCcttgcagcagccctggaacTGCAGGTGACCTGACAAGGAGCACTCAGTCCTTTGTGACCCCAGGGAAGACGAGTGGTGACTCTAAGGGTCATGGAATGAAGGCTCATTCCCGGCAGCGCTGGCAGTGCCAAGCAGGTGGCAAGTATGGAAGCACTGTCAACTTGGTTACAGCCAGCAATGGCTCTGTATCCTCCAACTCCAGCAGTCTAGAAAGCCTTGGAAGCCCAGAATTCCCCAAGCACTGGTCTGAACCCTCTCGAAGGCAAGTGGGCACCCTACAGAGGGAAATGAATGCCTTGTTCGTTCAAAAATTGGAGGAAATTCGAAGTAAATCCCCTATATTCTTTACTG ATGTCTGCCACTTCTCAATCCAGAGGTCAGTCACTTCTTTATGCAGCCTAGAAACAATCACAGAAGAGCCTGTCCTTGCCAGTGAGAACCATTACTgcagccttcccttccctctgcccgTTACCCCTTGCAGTGATTCTGAGGAAGGATCTGGGTCTGACCATTCCACTGAAGCCCCATCAGAAGGAAGCAGCACACCCAACCAGCCTCAAGAGCCCCCACCCTCCAGAGAACAAGGAACAAATCTGGCTACAGAAGACCAAGGGCAGGATGTCCCAAGAGCAGCTGACCCAAGTTTAGTAGCCCCAGAGGATGAGAGGACAAGTGTGGCAGGATGTCCCACAGAAGGAAATGGCTGGACACGGTGCAGTGAGGCTGAAGATCAGGGTGGATCAGCAGCAGATCCCCAAAAAGCCAGGCTGGTAGAGGCAGCAGGTCACAGTGCTGGCCAACCTGTAGGAAGCTGCCAGAAGCAAAACAACCAACCAGGTCAGGTATTAACAGACAAGAAAAGCACCTCCGAATCCAAAGTGCAAAACCTGGGTGCAGCAGCTGTTCCACCCCAGCAAAGCAGTGTCATTACAGGCACACAGGCAGACTGTCCCCAGAaaggccaggctgcacaggCTCTCCCTGTTTCTCAGACGAGCTCTCACACGTTGGCAAGAAGGGCAAAGAATGAAGGACTGAAGACGTCAGACTCCTCAGCCTTAATAAAAATTCCGAGCAgcctgtctccagcagcagaagtgtaCTTTGATGCCACTGTCAACGACCGGATCTGGAGCAAGCTGGACTGCAGCAGCCACCGGGACAGCATGTCCTCCTCGTCCAGCATGTCCTCCAACGACACCGTCATCgacctgtccctgcccagcctggctcgCAAGAGCCTCCCGGACCTGGGCATCCGCCAGGACAGCCTGGAGCCCCTGGCCATCAGGAAGGGCGTGCGGCCGCGCTCCGCCACCGCCTGCAGCCACGAGATGCCACCGGTCAGCAAGAGCAAGTCCAACCCCAACCTGCGCTGCGGGCAGCTGCCGGCCGACGAGCTGTGCCCCCGGCCGCTGGCCAGGAGCCCTCAGGACGCCTTCTCGTCCATCCCGAGGAGGCACACCTGGAGCAGGCTCTACATGGAGAGCCTCAGGCAGTCCTCCAACAAATCCAAAGCGCACGACGCGGTTGGGAATAACCAGGCAAAGTCCAAGAGCCTCGGGGACCTCACCTCCGACGACATCGCGTGCACTTTTGAGAGCAAGTACCGCAGCATCAGCAGGAGCTTCGTCACGCGCTCCATGCGGGAGCAGCGCCGCTCCTCGGGCCTGCGGGGCCAGGCCAGGCCCCGGGACGAGCTGACCGAGCAGCTGAAGAGGCTGACGGCCTTTCAGCAGGAGAACGACATCACGTCCCCCATCAGCCTGGAGCCCAGCGAGTCGGAGGAGGAGGGCGAGAGCGCGGGGCTGCTGCGGCGCTCGTCGTCGCGCAGCCAGAGCCGCGTGCGCTACATCGCCAACCGGGCGCGGCAGGCCCAGGAGCGGCAGCGCCTGCAGGGCCGGGCGCAGCTCGGGGGCAGCCCCATCGAGGAGAGGGGCAACCCCGAGGGCGCCTGCAGCGTGGGCAGGGCCGGCTGCAGCGACGCCGCTGCCCAGGGCGCCCCGCCGGCCTCGCCCAAGGGCCAGCCCGACACCGAGGTGTTCTTCATGCTCAAGCTGTGA
- the PLCH2 gene encoding 1-phosphatidylinositol 4,5-bisphosphate phosphodiesterase eta-2 isoform X1, with protein sequence MAVTSPKSAAGDLTQREESILHEGNCCHFLSANILTVVERCMSSMQAGTQMIKLRGGSKGLVRFYYLDDHRSCIRWRPSRKNEKAKISIDSIQEVCEGKQSEIFQRYADGSFDPNCCFSIYYGDHMESLDLVSSSAEEARTWITGLKYLMAGISDEDSLSKRQRTRDQWLKQTFDEADKNGDGSLSISEVLQLMHKLNVNLPRQKVKQMFKEADTDDNQGTLDFEEFCAFYKMMSTRRDLYLLMLTYSNHKDYLDTDDLKRFLETEQKMTNVTKEHCLEIISKFEPCPENKKEGALGIDGFTNYMRSPSGDIFNPEHYQVNQDMSYPLSHYFITSSHNTYLMGDQLMSQSRVDMYAWVLQSGCRCVEVDCWDGPDGEPIVHHGYTLTSKILFRDVIETINKYAFIKNEYPVILSIENHCSIVQQKKMAQYLTEILGDKLDLSSVHNDDSTKLPSPASLKGKILVKGKKLPANISEDAEEGEVSDEDSADEIDDDCKLMNGDASANRKRVENIAKKKLDSLIKESKIRDCEDPNNFTVSTLPSSGKAGLKSESKKSKLEDDVESGEDFSASKRHSRSLMGSFSKRKKKGIKLKKASSLEEGEDDSDSQGNLARSSVHYSRVNRQKKTMKLSRALSDLVKYTKSVGSHDVETEISSSWQVSSFSETKAHQILQQKPAQYLRFNQHQLSRIYPSSYRVDSSNYNPQPFWNAGCQLVALNYQSEGRMLQLNRAKFSANGNCGYVLKPNCMCQGVFNPNSEDPLPGQLKKQLVLRIISGQQLPKPRDSMLGDRGEIIDPFVEVEVIGLPVDCFKEQTRVVDDNGFNPMWEETLVFTVHMPEIALIRFLVWDHDPIGRDFIGQRTIAFSSMMPGYRHVYLEGIEEASIFVHVAINDICGKAKQALGLKGLFLRNPKQASLDSHAAGQLHRKHSFSSHILRRTASAPTKSQKKNKKGFPEIAFDTKDSSSAGAGEGREVEAASQPRFVQEPESASPSPAPRDGAGGEAPGKGLKGKGCARGPGQSCAHPGAPFSEPLPRAHRVRLQEPQGEKQSVFARCAINSSGRIGVATNCMKCMVGSKESPDPEGPWSDHPGRPIARDPLHPGQGSSAEERVELRTWVVRGQPRPHSDLQPCSSPGTAGDLTRSTQSFVTPGKTSGDSKGHGMKAHSRQRWQCQAGGKYGSTVNLVTASNGSVSSNSSSLESLGSPEFPKHWSEPSRRQVGTLQREMNALFVQKLEEIRSKSPIFFTDVCHFSIQRSVTSLCSLETITEEPVLASENHYCSLPFPLPVTPCSDSEEGSGSDHSTEAPSEGSSTPNQPQEPPPSREQGTNLATEDQGQDVPRAADPSLVAPEDERTSVAGCPTEGNGWTRCSEAEDQGGSAADPQKARLVEAAGHSAGQPVGSCQKQNNQPGQVLTDKKSTSESKVQNLGAAAVPPQQSSVITGTQADCPQKGQAAQALPVSQTSSHTLARRAKNEGLKTSDSSALIKIPSSLSPAAEVYFDATVNDRIWSKLDCSSHRDSMSSSSSMSSNDTVIDLSLPSLARKSLPDLGIRQDSLEPLAIRKGVRPRSATACSHEMPPVSKSKSNPNLRCGQLPADELCPRPLARSPQDAFSSIPRRHTWSRLYMESLRQSSNKSKAHDAVGNNQAKSKSLGDLTSDDIACTFESKYRSISRSFVTRSMREQRRSSGLRGQARPRDELTEQLKRLTAFQQENDITSPISLEPSESEEEGESAGLLRRSSSRSQSRVRYIANRARQAQERQRLQGRAQLGGSPIEERGNPEGACSVGRAGCSDAAAQGAPPASPKGQPDTEVFFMLKL encoded by the exons TGGAAAGATGCATGAGCTCCATGCAGGCAGGCACCCAGATGATCAAACTCCGTGGTGGCTCCAAGGGGCTGGTCAGATTCTACTACCTGGATGACCACAGGTCGTGCATCCGCTGGAGACCCTCTCGCAAGAATGAGAAAGCCAAAA TTTCCATTGACTCCATCCAGGAGGTGTGTGAGGGGAAGCAGTCAGAGATCTTCCAGCGCTATGCTGATGGCAGCTTTGATCCCAACTGCTGCTTCAGCATCTACTATGGGGACCACATGGAATCCCTGGACCTGGTGTCCTCCAGTGCTGAGGAAGCACGGACCTGGATCACAGGGCTGAAGTACCTGATGGCAGGGATCAGTGACGAGGACAGCCTCTCCAAACGCCAAAGGACCAGAGACCA GTGGTTGAAGCAGACATTTGATGAGGCAGATAAAAATGGGGATGGCAGTCTGAGTATTAGTGAAGTGCTCCAGCTCATGCACAAACTGAATGTGAACCTACCCCGACAGAAAGTCAAGCAAATGTTTAAG GAGGCTGACACAGATGACAACCAGGGCACACTGGACTTTGAGGAGTTCTGTGCCTTCTACAAGATGATGTCGACGCGGCGCGACCTGTACCTGCTGATGCTCACCTACAGCAACCACAAGGATTACCTGGACACAGACGACCTGAAACGCTTCCTGGAGACTGAACAGAAG ATGACAAATGTAACTAAGGAACATTGCCTGGAAATCATCAGCAAGTTTGAGCCATGCCCAGAGAACAAGAAGGAGGGAGCCCTGGGAATTGATG GTTTCACCAATTACATGAGGAGTCCATCGGGGGACATATTCAACCCAGAGCATTACCAAGTGAACCAGGACATGAGCTACCCTCTGAGTCACTATTTCATTACCTCTTCACACAACACCTACCTCATGGGAGATCAGCTGATGTCCCAGTCCAGGGTGGACATGTATGCATGGGTGCTGCAGTCTGGCTGTCGCTGCGTGGAAG TTGACTGCTGGGATGGGCCGGACGGGGAGCCAATTGTCCACCATGGATACACCTTGACTTCCAAAATCCTCTTCAGAGATGTGATTGAAACTATCAACAAATATGCCTTTATCAAGAATGA GTACCCTGTGATCCTGTCGATTGAGAACCACTGCAGCATCGTGCAGCAGAAGAAGATGGCTCAGTATCTCACAGAAATCTTGGGAGACAAACTGGATCTGTCTTCTGTGCACAACGATGACTCCACAAAGCTCCCTTCACCAGCAAGTCTTAAAGGGAAGATCCTGGTTAAG GGCAAGAAACTTCCAGCTAACATCAGTGAGGatgcagaggaaggagaagttTCTGATGAGGACAGTGCTGATGAGATTGATGATGACTGTAAACTGATGAATGGAGAT GCATCTGCTAACAGGAAAAGAGTGGAGAATATAGCGAAGAAAAAACTTGACTCACTGATAAAAGAATCCAAAATCCGTGACTGTGAAGATCCAAACAATTTTACAGTTTCTACTCTACCATCCTCAGGAAAGGCTGGGCTGAAGTCTGAGAGTAAGAAG AGTAAACTGGAGGATGATGTGGAATCTGGGGAAGATTTCAGTGCCAGCAAAAGGCACAGCCGCTCTCTCATGGGCAGCTTTTCCAAACGCAAG AAAAAAGGAATCAAATTGAAAAAGGCATCAAGTCTGGAAGAGGGTGAAGACGATTCGGATTCTCAAGGGAATTTAGCCAGAAGCTCTGTACATTACAGCAG GGTAAACAGACAGAAGAAGACAATGAAGCTGTCCAGGGCCCTGTCTGACCTGGTGAAATACACAAAATCTGTTGGCAGCCATGATGTTGAAACTGAAA TCTCTTCCAGCTGGCAGGTTTCATCTTTCAGTGAAACCAAAGCCCACCAGATCCTGCAGCAGAAGCCAGCCCAGTACCTGCGCTTCAACCAGCACCAGCTGTCCCGCATCTACCCCTCCTCCTACCGAGTGGACTCCAGCAACTACAACCCCCAGCCCTTCTGGAATGCTGGCTGCCAGCTTG ttgcACTAAACTACCAGTCAGAGGGGAGAATGCTGCAACTGAACCGGGCCAAATTTAGTGCCAATGGGAACTGTGGCTATGTCCTCAAACCCAACTGCATGTGTCAAG GTGTCTTTAATCCAAATTCTGAAGACCCACTGCCTGGTCAATTGAAGAAACAGTTGGTTCTAAGAATTATCAGTGGTCAACAACTTCCCAAACCACGTGATTCCATGCTGGGAGACAGAGGAGAG atcaTAGATCCATTTGTTGAAGTAGAAGTTATAGGCTTACCTGTTGATTGCTTCAAAGAACAAACCAGAGTAGTTGATGATAATG GTTTTAACCCCATGTGGGAGGAGACCTTGGTGTTCACAGTGCACATGCCAGAGATCGCCCTGATCCGATTCCTCGTGTGGGACCACGACCCCATCGGGAGGGATTTCATCGGCCAGAGGACAATCGCCTTCAGCAGCATGATGCCAG GTTACAGACACGTGTACCTGGAAGGCATTGAAGAGGCTTCCATCTTTGTGCATGTGGCCATAAATGACATCTGTGGTAAG GCCAAACAAGCTCTAGGTCTAAAAGGGCTGTTTCTCAGAAATCCAAAGCAGGCCTCTCTGGACAGTCatgctgctgggcagctccatCGCAAACATTCCTTTAGCAGCCACATCCTGAGACGCACGGCCAGCGCACCCACCAAGAGccagaagaagaacaagaagggCTTTCCTGAAATCGCTTTTGACACAaaggacagcagctctgcaggggctggagaggggagggaagtgGAAGCTGCCTCCCAGCCTCGCTTTGTGCAAGAGCCAGAAAGTGCTTCCCCGTCCCCAGCGCCCCGAGACGGTGCCGGTGGGGAGGCACCTGGCAAGGGCTTGAAAGGTAAGGGCTGTGCCAGagggccagggcagagctgtgcccacccCGGGGCTCCTTTCAGCGAGCCCTTGCCCAGGGCACACagggtgaggctgcaggagccccagggcGAGAAGCAAAGCGTCTTCGCCCGCTGTGCCATCAACAGCTCGGGCAGGATCGGAGTGGCCACCAACTGCATGAAATGCATGGTTGGCTCCAAAGAGAGCCCTGACCCAGAGGGGCCGTGGAGTGACCACCCTGGCAGGCCCATTGCTAGAGACCCCCTgcaccctgggcagggcagcagtgcagaggagaGGGTAGAGCTCAGGACCTGGGTTGTCAGAGGGCAGCCCAGGCCACACTCAGATTTGCAGCcttgcagcagccctggaacTGCAGGTGACCTGACAAGGAGCACTCAGTCCTTTGTGACCCCAGGGAAGACGAGTGGTGACTCTAAGGGTCATGGAATGAAGGCTCATTCCCGGCAGCGCTGGCAGTGCCAAGCAGGTGGCAAGTATGGAAGCACTGTCAACTTGGTTACAGCCAGCAATGGCTCTGTATCCTCCAACTCCAGCAGTCTAGAAAGCCTTGGAAGCCCAGAATTCCCCAAGCACTGGTCTGAACCCTCTCGAAGGCAAGTGGGCACCCTACAGAGGGAAATGAATGCCTTGTTCGTTCAAAAATTGGAGGAAATTCGAAGTAAATCCCCTATATTCTTTACTG ATGTCTGCCACTTCTCAATCCAGAGGTCAGTCACTTCTTTATGCAGCCTAGAAACAATCACAGAAGAGCCTGTCCTTGCCAGTGAGAACCATTACTgcagccttcccttccctctgcccgTTACCCCTTGCAGTGATTCTGAGGAAGGATCTGGGTCTGACCATTCCACTGAAGCCCCATCAGAAGGAAGCAGCACACCCAACCAGCCTCAAGAGCCCCCACCCTCCAGAGAACAAGGAACAAATCTGGCTACAGAAGACCAAGGGCAGGATGTCCCAAGAGCAGCTGACCCAAGTTTAGTAGCCCCAGAGGATGAGAGGACAAGTGTGGCAGGATGTCCCACAGAAGGAAATGGCTGGACACGGTGCAGTGAGGCTGAAGATCAGGGTGGATCAGCAGCAGATCCCCAAAAAGCCAGGCTGGTAGAGGCAGCAGGTCACAGTGCTGGCCAACCTGTAGGAAGCTGCCAGAAGCAAAACAACCAACCAGGTCAGGTATTAACAGACAAGAAAAGCACCTCCGAATCCAAAGTGCAAAACCTGGGTGCAGCAGCTGTTCCACCCCAGCAAAGCAGTGTCATTACAGGCACACAGGCAGACTGTCCCCAGAaaggccaggctgcacaggCTCTCCCTGTTTCTCAGACGAGCTCTCACACGTTGGCAAGAAGGGCAAAGAATGAAGGACTGAAGACGTCAGACTCCTCAGCCTTAATAAAAATTCCGAGCAgcctgtctccagcagcagaagtgtaCTTTGATGCCACTGTCAACGACCGGATCTGGAGCAAGCTGGACTGCAGCAGCCACCGGGACAGCATGTCCTCCTCGTCCAGCATGTCCTCCAACGACACCGTCATCgacctgtccctgcccagcctggctcgCAAGAGCCTCCCGGACCTGGGCATCCGCCAGGACAGCCTGGAGCCCCTGGCCATCAGGAAGGGCGTGCGGCCGCGCTCCGCCACCGCCTGCAGCCACGAGATGCCACCGGTCAGCAAGAGCAAGTCCAACCCCAACCTGCGCTGCGGGCAGCTGCCGGCCGACGAGCTGTGCCCCCGGCCGCTGGCCAGGAGCCCTCAGGACGCCTTCTCGTCCATCCCGAGGAGGCACACCTGGAGCAGGCTCTACATGGAGAGCCTCAGGCAGTCCTCCAACAAATCCAAAGCGCACGACGCGGTTGGGAATAACCAGGCAAAGTCCAAGAGCCTCGGGGACCTCACCTCCGACGACATCGCGTGCACTTTTGAGAGCAAGTACCGCAGCATCAGCAGGAGCTTCGTCACGCGCTCCATGCGGGAGCAGCGCCGCTCCTCGGGCCTGCGGGGCCAGGCCAGGCCCCGGGACGAGCTGACCGAGCAGCTGAAGAGGCTGACGGCCTTTCAGCAGGAGAACGACATCACGTCCCCCATCAGCCTGGAGCCCAGCGAGTCGGAGGAGGAGGGCGAGAGCGCGGGGCTGCTGCGGCGCTCGTCGTCGCGCAGCCAGAGCCGCGTGCGCTACATCGCCAACCGGGCGCGGCAGGCCCAGGAGCGGCAGCGCCTGCAGGGCCGGGCGCAGCTCGGGGGCAGCCCCATCGAGGAGAGGGGCAACCCCGAGGGCGCCTGCAGCGTGGGCAGGGCCGGCTGCAGCGACGCCGCTGCCCAGGGCGCCCCGCCGGCCTCGCCCAAGGGCCAGCCCGACACCGAGGTGTTCTTCATGCTCAAGCTGTGA